The genome window TCGGAACGGCTTGCAAGCTCGCCTGGAGATTTTTGAGGTGGTTGGTTGTTCGGATGGTTCGTTTGAGCTTTTGAGGCAAACCTCGCTTGAGATAACGAAAGATTCTCGAAAACAAGTCCAACTAGAGGGGAGTCCACAGCTTTGTTCAAGAACAAGGGTTCTGTGAGATCAAAGAATATTCTGGTGGTGGCACTAGGTGAGTCGAGTTGGAAAGAACAGAAGGGAGAAGGCGCAAATGAGAGACGACAGGCTGAATGATATTTGGGCGGGGGCGGGAGCCTGCATGGTAAGGTTACTATCTACTCCGTACTTCAAGGTCAGGAAGATGGCCCGGCCGACCGTTCCAGCCGCCGAGCCATGGATGTTCATTTCTGCCGTACCATTGGATTCGCACCTTGCAGCCATCCAATCGAGTCGGGTCGACCTGGCGTGCGCGTGGAGGTGTGAATGCGAATGGGGACACTCAGTCACACCAGGAAAGGGACAAGAGGACTGGCAGACAGACTGCAGTAGCCAGTAGTATAGGTATGCCTTCATCTGCAAGACGATGGGCAATGGCTGCCGTTCCCCTGCCGGGCTAGCGACGCAACCAATGGCAGACAGAAGCGCCCATGAAAGTGAGAGTCGCTGCGGGAGTGGCAGGGGATTATTCAATCGAAGGTGTTTGGGGGCGCACGAGGCCAATGAGACCTCGTATCACTTCGGTGGCAGAGGGGATCTCGACGATGAGTGGTGAGAGGGGGAGGCGACGAACAGGGATGCTGCGAAGTGTAAGCGCCGGCTTTAGACTACATTAGCTGCAAGATGCAACCTGGCACCGCTGTCACAGCAAATCCCCGTCCTCGGCTTGTGGCTGTTTGTTGGAGCTCTCCACGCTCATGTCTCGTCGAGGCACAAATCAATAAGACGGTGATCCAACGATATACGGCGTACTATCTGGTTTACTGGAATTGAACAGGACTGACTAGGGTGTTGATGGTTGTTGGTGTTGGATTCGTGCAACACCTCGCGGTGATGATTCGATCCCGTCGCGCAACATCCGAGTTGAAAGGACCGTAATGGCATGGACGCGTCGGCTCTGTCAACCCTAACGAGCGCTTGCTCGCCCTCGCTCGCTTTTCTCTTGTACTCTATGCCATGTGGtcagtaaaaaagaaaacaaAAAAGTAGAAGTTCAGACACAGAGTATTCCCGTCGTAGGGGACCTCCTGACCGCCATCGATGGAAGCCGAAGGGCGGTAAGCTGACGGCGTGGGTTGCGTCTATTCCGAGATGTCTGGGCCGCCTTGTGAGGTGATGCTGATCAAGAAAGCCAGCCTAAAAGAAGAAAGATTGACATGGTTTGGGGGTGGCCGAAGGAGTACCTGGGTGGGTAAGAGGGCCCGGGCAGGGTCTGACCTCAGAGGCCAGCGACATGTTGTGGAGAGAGGGGTTTGCAGCTTGCTGCAGCTTCCTGGCTAGACACGGAGCACATGTAAGTGCTGTACCTTAAGGAAAGGTATCTACTTTGCCATACCTGCCTTACtgtgtaggtaggtaggtaggtaggtaggtaggtgcgAGTGGCCTCAAAGACCGACGGAATGAGAAACTTGAATTGATTTGTTTTAGCGTGTACATTTGAGTCTTTGGGTACCTTAGGTGTCTCGGTGAACTCTTTCCACTCAGAATTTGGGGGGAAACATGGACGTTGATGGATACCTTACGTCGATGCTTCTATTCTTGGCCTTCCCTCCCAACCTTTCATCCTTCCTCCTTGGTCCTTCTTGGAATCCTGCCGGGGAGGACCAACGCCACTGTCAGATTTTAGCTGGAGCCGTGCAACCGCAACCTTCTGTGCACCTTCCAGGTCTCCCTATTCTCCTACGTTCCTTGCCTTACGTAAGATGGCTGCGAAGCTACGTAGTCTTCACCGCCTGCCAACTGGCATTCATGGGTCCTACCCTATCAGTAGGCGGTAGCCGAATTCTGCCGGACAAAAAAGTTCATCCCACCAGCGCAGCATCTTGCTTCCAAGGCATAATCAATAACCCCGCGCCGTTGGACACGCCCATCATGGCCACGGCCGAGCGACCCAAGGCCGAGGAACCCAAAGATGACGAATGGATTCACGTTAAATCCAAGTCCCGGCTCCGGCGAAGCGCCCCCAAGCTACCTGTCAAGGGTCCTGGCGCAATCTCCAAGCCTACTGAACCCCGCAGCCACAAGTCAGTCATCGACATAACGGCCGAGTACGACTCCTTCAAGTCCAAGTGGCGCAAAACAAACTGCTGCCTTAGTTTGAAGAAGCTGGTGAGGGACTATTACGAAGGCCATCGGAGAGTTCGCAAGGCGGTGTGTCTCGGTGTGGGCACGTTTGATCCTGAGGACGGAGGCTGGGACGCAAAGAGGAGGAGTTATATCCAGCTCGACGCCTTTTTGACCGTCGTCGAGGTTTTGTGTATGCCTACGCTTAGCCGTCGCAGTCCGGTATACCAAACTGCACTGCAAGCTCTCAGCTAACCGGATACCCAGCCGAATTGTGTAAAGAGTCGATCTCGTGCTCCTTCCAGGAACCTCGCTTCACTCCCAATGACAGAGCATTTCTTACCAGTCTTGGTCATGAAGTTGTCGAGTCCCCTGCTGCATTCGAAGCCGTGGATGAAGAGACGCTGGTATTTGCGGTACACATGTACCGGCCAATATATGAGGCGACGCTCGAGAAGGCCATGCCTGCCATGTTTGTCGGGACAGGATGGGACATTTGGGATGAGTGCGTAAAGGTGCTACTCCATGGCCGCCCAACGTTTATTGACACTTTGCTAGATTTGCCACGATGAAGGATGGTGAGTTCAAGTGCATGAGTGACATGCATGCATCGCATAAGCACTTCCGCTTCCCACAGGATGGTACATACACAACATTCTCAAGCACGTGTGTGTACTGGCGGCCAAAAACCGAGACTGTCGTTCAACACGAGACTTCGGCCGGCGAGAAAGATGCATCGCCACCTCAAGGAGGTGTCACAACTGTCGTTCCTGGGACAAGTACCCAGATAGAGGAAAATTCACCAATTCCTCCAAACAGAGAGTAGGGCTTGGAGCATTGGACACTGACGCTGTCGATAAAGGAGTGAGACGTCAAGTCATAAATTCCTCAAAGAAATCAGCATTACCACCACGGGGCCTTTATGTCACTGTACTCATAAGCTTGCTGTGATTGCATTGGACATATATTGGCTCTCCTACTAAGCGCACCGCTCGAGTAGTCAGTGGTGTTTTGCAATGAGAACGATGCATGCGTCGAAAACATCCGATTAGCCCCAGAAACATGTATTCCCTAGCATCTATGGCCAAATCATCCTTTGCAACATATCGGATGACTTTGGTTTGACGCCAGGCGCAAATGCCCTCTCTCTCCCACCAAGATCAAGACTAAACAGCAAGCCCTCATACTTGGAACTCGTCCATCACAGCTCTCCTTCTCTTGGTCGGTCATCACAAATTTCACCTCCTTGGCACCAAAGAACTGCTCAAAGTCAACACGGAAGATCGTCACGTTCAAAGATGCGCCTTTGCTCTCACAGGAACGTCACGCGCCAGATAGTTTGGGTCAAGGCTCATTACCGTGATCTTGACCGTGCCCATCACTTCACTCTCCATAAGTACCCTGGCATAAGCGGCGACGACACCAACATATCTCTCGACGCAACGACAGGGTGAAGCCCTAGCAGAAAGCACGTCAACAGTCTCGCTTTGGCCGCATTATCATCGCTACCCGATGGTTCATTGCGGCTGCTGTTGACATGCTCTTGCACAATCCTCCCGACCTACACGACCGACTCAACAGGCTTCTCAACATGACAACACAAAGCACCGGCGTCTGGAAGCCGTATAATCCGTTGGCATTTCTTCTAAAAAAATACGTGATCCTTCATGGCCCCCCTGATTGCTCAGGCGTGACACTCGAAAGCCGAGCACTTGAACTAGTTAGGACCGAGACTGCTCCGCCGCGTAACGTTCACAAACACCCGCTTATCAGCCCAGTCTGCAGGCATATCGACGTAGACAGATAAAGGAATGCTCCGAACTGTCCGTTCAATCCAGCGCTAGGGTCAGCAAAGAGCCTTTAGGAAAGGTATACCGTCCTGGGGACGTTGCCTGCGTAGAAGCTAGCTCAATTCGTACGCTGTTGACGGGCGGCGTGCTAAAGGAGCCAAGGAACTCGTGTCACTGGTGCCGTCACCGACCTGTCGCAAGGATCGCGGCTCCTCGAGCATGGGGCATTCCGCAATGATATTGCACACGACGGGAATGATGCTGAAGTTCCTGTAGCTGCCGGCTGAACTCCCGTTTCTGGAGTATTGGAACAGAATACGCCCGCGTCAATCCAGCTGAGTCGGACATGTAGCCGGCCGGGGAGTAGCCAGCGAGTTGGATGGCAAATTTAGCCATGCCAAAGGGGACTGACGCTCCGGCGAAGACATCAATAGTGTCGCCGTTTGGCCCGTGCCTGAGAAGATGTTAAAGTGCTGCCCTAGAGGGCCGAGGATTCCAGAACACGATGTCAATACTGCACACCACCCATTTTCCATCATTTGATTTAGCACTCGATAGTTATTATCGACTCTAAGACCGGCTCCAGGGCGGAAACATCGGATGCTCATGACAAAATTTTCCCAAGCAAGTGCCGACATTGCTTTGGATGATCAGGCGTGCAATGTCATCTAAAATAGACTTCTGCGGACATGCTGTGTAACACCCGCTAGCCAACCTATACCTTGGCCGTTCAGCTTCAAGTTTCCGGGACTTCCTTCATGTTACCTTCCTCTTGACGCTCACTCTGTCATCCTGACATATTATTCACCTAGTCTCGATAGAACCCTTTCGTTTGTGCTCGTACCTCGCAATTCCATTGCATAGATTACCAAGATAAGGATGCCTCTGACGGCTCGACTTTCCAGACCTTTCCAACAAGGTTCTCTGGGGTCCCGTGTCCGGAATGATAAGGTTTGTGTCCAATAACAGTTACATATACTTCAGACCAACGTTGCAAGAGGAACTTGACTTTTATCACATGAAATGAAAGGGAAAGCCCTAGGTTTAGGTCGATCAACTATTACTTGCTTGAGCTATTATGATTATGCAAAGGAAAGACCAGGTCAAGACGGTAACAAAGCAGCTCAATGAGATATACACAAAAGCGATACCTCTACCTAGGAATTCGAGTTAACTGGATCAATTATTTTCCAAGCTCGCTGTTGATGAAATTTGAGGAGACTTGCTCCAAGTCATCCATATTTTTCATGTCGTTGGGCCAAGCGGGGCCGTCCTGAAAGCGGCCCGATCCTGAGCTCCCAATGCCCATGGAAAGCTTCACCCGGCCTGGACATCCGCTCGGCTGCAAAGCGCAAGTTTGCTGACGGACATGGCCGAAGTTGGCCGTGCGGAGCTTCAAGAAACCCCCCGAATCATGGGATGGATGCCACCCCGGAGCACAACCCACTTGGCCGTAGAATGGACACCTCTGAGTTCTGGGCCCTCCGTTGTGGTTCTGGCTTCTTGTCCTTAGCTTATGCGGGGTTCGTAGCTTACCAGATGATTGCCGGGGATCCCAGCCAACATGATCCTGAGACCAGCTGCGGGGGGGGGGatgggtattcctttcttcGGTCGTTTGTCGGACAATAGCCTTACTCCTACTGTGTACGCCAACCTCGCAAACCCCTCTCGTCAACGTTcgtcttaatttaacgactaATCTTCACCCATCCAGCTCACTATCATCCTCGGTCAGACGTTCGCTTTGTCGAGAGCTTCTCGCATGGCACCAAACCTCTCGAATAGCCGTCTCAAATGAGGACATCGCCCCATGAATACGACCGCGCTCCAATCCGTCTCTCAAGGCATAACAGCGACTGTGCCGCTGCCGGAGAGTGCGCCGGGCAAAAAGTCCACCAAAAAACGCGTCAGGAACTTTTCCGCCGATGACCGCGCCGCCCATCGCATCTTTGAAAGGGGTCGCCGCGAAGCCTTCAAGGAACGCTTGACCGTGAGCATTGACGGGAGAGACAGGAGCAGCTGTTAACTTTGTAACCAGACTAATCATCCATTCCACAGGAACTCGCCGGCCAGCTGCCAGTCCTTGCAGACACTGATCCCGAGCGGCTATCGAAGCATGTCGTCGTCAATGAGAGCATTGCCCGCCACAAGCTCTTGGAAAACCGATGCGTCGACGCTCTTCGCGATATTGAGTCCTTGCTACGAGAACGCGATGAGCTGTTGGCAGAGATCAATGTCTGGAGAGGCAACGCCGGCGCGAGTTCCCGGCTGCCGAAAAGCATTTCTAATATTGCGGGTCTTATGAAAACCGAGGATGAAATGCTTAGTCGCGAAGCAAAAGGCCATCACATACGCGAGGGAAATGGTTCCAGCGAAGACAAGGGGTCTCGTGGTGGTCAAGCTCAGGCTGCGATGGCAATTGAAACCCACCCGAGCGAAGCATCTCATCTCTCGCAGCTTCTAAAGGTGGATCAGACACACGATATTAACCCAGTCCCAAACCTTGACGAGTTATTGCGCGACACATCTTGGCCTCAGACTACCCAAACTCATCTCCCAGTGTTCCCCCCCGAACCTCCCCTTGCGAGCCCAGACGACATCCCAATCATACCACCTACCATCACACGGGATTCTCTGCCAGTTGCGACATCAGAAGCAGCCGACTATCGAATGTTCGTCGACGTAAACCCAACACAGCAGGCGCTGCTTCTCAACATGGACACGATTCAGTTTCCTGCCCCGGACGAGAACTCCATCGAGCTACCGAATGTTCTGCTCAGGCCTCACTATCTTTCTCGAACCAGCTTAGATGAAGAACCATTACTTGAGCACTCTCAGCAATGGGTCTCTTGGCATGGATAGTCTATTTCAATGTCCCGGATTCTCATGTACTCTAACGAACGCCACTTCACGACTCATTCGTACCCAGGACATACCGACGATACCGTTCGTCTCAAATCTGCTTCAGGACCTCCTCAATCTTTCCCTGACTGCTCTTCTCCCCGCCGATGAAGAGCTTCAGCGCATCCGAGAGCCGAGTCGTCGTAACGGGGTCGGCCTCGATAGCCTTCTGCAGCGCAGCACCGCCATCAGCGAGGTAGTCAACGTCAGTACGGGCCAGGTTTCCGTCCCACTCGGCCGCTGCCAGAGGGTCGATGGTGGCGAGCTTCTTCAGCCGCTCAGGGGTCGGACCGATGTCTTTGTAGACGTGAACAGGCTTCGGCACGCCTTCGCCTGGCTGTTTGCTACCATCGTAAGGAAGCTTGGCTAGTTGGTCAAGGACAGTGTGGGAGATGGTTGCAGAATGACATCCCATTTCCCCTGCCGCCATAGCCTCTTTGGCTGAGATGAAGCTAGAATGAATAGCTTAGCGATGCTTGGAACAAGAACAGTTTCATATGCGCTCACCTGGCGTTCTTGACGAGTGGCTGTTCTTTGCCGGTCTCTTTGTACAGCCGCTTGTATGTCTCGATGATCTGGATGATTCGTGCCGACATAGGGTGTTGCGTTGCTGGGTCCTCGACATTCGGCCAGAGGACATCCGGTTCATCGTGGGCCCGCACCTCTGCGACAGAAATCAGTAAATAATGCCAAATAAAGTGGTTGGGCTGACCCGACCATTGTAATACGGGCTGATGTACAGCATGCCGGCCTGGCTGCAAGCAATAGCTTGAGGCAAGCTGAAGAGCGCTGTCCCTAGGGTGGAAATCCTTTCTGAGGACAAGATCTTTGCAGCGTTCAAAGCTGGTCCAGTCGATGGTATTTTGATGCAATATCGATCGCGCCCGATGCCGGCTTTGGCAAATTCACGATCATAAAGGCGTGCATGATCGAGAGTTTCCTGTGTCTTGTACGCGTTGGAGGGGAGGGTTTGCAAAAGGACTCGGCCGCGGATAGAGTTGATGTTCTTTTTGCACATGAGAACGGCCTGAGGATTCGATGTCAGCCTACCATCATAGGGCACGAGGAATTGATGTAGTGATACCATGCGAGTGTAGATGGCGAGCCACCCTTCATTCTTCAATTCCTTTGCAGTCTCGAGGAAAAGATGCCTGTTCGATTCATGGCCAAGCTGGATATCAACCCAGAGCTGGTTGCTTGTTTGGTCGTGGGGGACAATGGGCATGCTCTTGATGTACTCAGGATCCATCCAATCGACATCGACGTTTACTGTGTTACGTTGATGAGTGTCCAGGCTTCTGTAACGTTGATCCAGGCGCAAGTTTTCACTTACTCTGTTCCTCAAGCTTGTCAAGCCATGTGATTGCGCCCTGGCTGCCCATGATTGCGGATTAGAGGTAAATTTTGCTGGTAATCGAGGTCGTGACGTTCTATTTCCTGGCGTTCTCAGTTATTCGATCCTTATTTCACGTTTTTGAACCCATGGGAAATCTTCCTTTAATAGCAAATAACTCAACTCAAACATTTCGGCATTGCTGTCTCTAGAATAACTGTCTCATGCCCTGCGTGTGGCGGCATCTTCGCAGTCATCACTAGACTTATCGGTGGTCCCATTCCGAACACCGTAGGACCAATCATGCGAACATCTTTTCGAGCCCCCAGGATGCCACACGCAGGTCAATGTAAGGCAACACGCAGGGCGCTGTTGACCCCGCACCGTGGGGGCTTTTACCCTTGTTCATCGTCTGTTCACATCGACGATTGGGGTGGGAGGAGGCGAAGAGGATACTCTGGGGTAAAACCAACATAATACGACTGTGCTAGGGACCATTTCCCTGGGTCCTGGCGACCCCACTTCGACTTTGACACTGGTATAGACGACGTTGTCAATGTTGTGTCTTCACCGTTGATGGGGATGCCCTGAGGTCAGACTATGATGCTGCGAACTTGTACTAGTTTTGGAACATCAGATGCCACACTCATTCATTACTACCTACTCTAATACCAAATGTCCCC of Colletotrichum lupini chromosome 8, complete sequence contains these proteins:
- a CDS encoding transaldolase — protein: MGSQGAITWLDKLEEQINVDVDWMDPEYIKSMPIVPHDQTSNQLWVDIQLGHESNRHLFLETAKELKNEGWLAIYTRMAVLMCKKNINSIRGRVLLQTLPSNAYKTQETLDHARLYDREFAKAGIGRDRYCIKIPSTGPALNAAKILSSERISTLGTALFSLPQAIACSQAGMLYISPYYNEVRAHDEPDVLWPNVEDPATQHPMSARIIQIIETYKRLYKETGKEQPLVKNASFISAKEAMAAGEMGCHSATISHTVLDQLAKLPYDGSKQPGEGVPKPVHVYKDIGPTPERLKKLATIDPLAAAEWDGNLARTDVDYLADGGAALQKAIEADPVTTTRLSDALKLFIGGEKSSQGKIEEVLKQI